Genomic window (bacterium):
AGAAAACATTTTTTGAGCTGTTAGAGGATTTACCTGAAAGAAACTTTCTGCTGAAATATGAAATGTTTTTCCGTCAAGAGTTTCTTCTATAAAGTCTTTGCCTGCTATAAGTTCTGTTTTAGTCCCTATAATAACGCTGGAATGGCTTGTATTAAAATTTACCAGTACCCCGCAAATAGCAGGAAATTCTTTTTTTACCAAGGAACAAAGGTCTTCTATAATATCATTGCTTTCTTTTGCATTAATCACAACAGTTAAAAGCAAATCTTTATTCGTCCGGCTGTATCTAAAAACAAAATGTCTGATTAATCCTCTGTGATTCCTTTCATTATAAGCTGTCAGATCTAACTCCTGAGCTTTTTTTCTTAAAAATTCAGTAATTTCGTCGATTATTTTCGGCTGAATCGGGCAGTATTTTATATTTACAATATCGTGTGTATTTTTTCTGTAATATCCTGCCAGAAATCTTTTGGAAATCTTTGTCTGCTGCACAGGGTATTGAATTTTGCAGCGATATTCTTTAACTTCTTCGCTGCTTATTACATCGTTAAGCGGAACATCAATTCCTGCGATTTTTTGCATGCATTCTTTAATTATTTGTTTCTTTGCCCTTAATTGTTCTTCATAGGTTATATGCTGCCATTGGCAGCCGCCGCATGCGTTTGCCAGAGGACAAAAAGGTTTTGTTCTGTGTTCAGAGGGTGTTATTATTTCTTTAATTATGGCTTTTGCCATGTTTTTTTTTACAGAAATAATTTCTGCTTTTATATGGTCACCTGCAACAGTATCAGGCACAAAAACTGTCATACCGTCAATTCTGCCAATGCCTTCTCCGCCGTAAGTCAGTTTTTCTATATTTAATTCAATTATTTCATTCTTTTCAATCATTAAATTTTTTTCCTTAGATTTCATATTAATTAACTCGAATTGCCGGTT
Coding sequences:
- the rlmD gene encoding 23S rRNA (uracil(1939)-C(5))-methyltransferase RlmD, translated to MIEKNEIIELNIEKLTYGGEGIGRIDGMTVFVPDTVAGDHIKAEIISVKKNMAKAIIKEIITPSEHRTKPFCPLANACGGCQWQHITYEEQLRAKKQIIKECMQKIAGIDVPLNDVISSEEVKEYRCKIQYPVQQTKISKRFLAGYYRKNTHDIVNIKYCPIQPKIIDEITEFLRKKAQELDLTAYNERNHRGLIRHFVFRYSRTNKDLLLTVVINAKESNDIIEDLCSLVKKEFPAICGVLVNFNTSHSSVIIGTKTELIAGKDFIEETLDGKTFHISAESFFQVNPLTAQKMFSEVRKIVKDKLLTDSAKPTILDVYAGSGSFSMFLNDLASSITAVEESESSVNDGIENLKLNKIENISFLKGNADSILQELTQEEEETADCEQNTERSHAEKFDIVILDPPRKGCSESVIESVKKIAEKYIIYVSCNPSTLARDVKLLSEDFIPDFIQPVDMFCHTYHVESILVLTKK